The genomic region TCCAGCAGGAGCACAGCAAGATCCAGGGTGACGCGGCGCAGATGCGGGACCTGGAGCGGTCCTACCGCGAGCGCCTCAAGGTTCCCTCGGACCGGCCGTTGAACAGTGCCCAGCGCAAGGGCCTGGCCTCGCGCATCCGGGGAATCGCCGAGCTGCGCATGTGGCAACGCATTGGCGCGGAGGTTGCTCAATCGAAAGCAAAATGCGCCGAGGTGTTGCTGGAGCCGGGCAGCGATTTCTCGAAGCAGGGCTCCGGGAAGTTTGGCGTCGTCGCGGACCGGACGAAGATCCTGCTCAAGGGGAACTCGCCTCAGCAGATTCTCCGGGCCCTGGATGCCTTGAAGATTGGCGCGGAGCCCGTCGTCCAGGAGGCCGCTCAGAAGCTTCATCAGAAGCTGAAGTGGTCCGGCCGGGTGCGCTCTGTCTTCCGCTGGGGGGGACGCGTCTTCATCGTCGTGGGCGTCGCCGCGGACCTCTACAAGGTCATCGTCGCGGAGGACAAGGTGAAGGCCGTCGTCGAGTCCGCGGGTGGGTGGGCTGGGGCGTCCGCCGGCGCCGCTGCGTTCGCGCTGTGGTGGACCCCCGTCGATGTGGCAGGACCCGTGGCCTGGGCCGTGCACGG from Pyxidicoccus trucidator harbors:
- a CDS encoding LysM peptidoglycan-binding domain-containing protein, giving the protein MPWHTVKTGESLESIAAQYPPTDWRLIYKHPANAVLFKGRSQDEINPGEKLFVPQPLQLPKSGALGLQASGFKRIQGFSQVTPEVALKILNNFGKGEYPWRPDLGNFKGSAYFVTEGNPFTGTDATKNVRVEVELILPKDAHVYNEAQLKSYFQQEHSKIQGDAAQMRDLERSYRERLKVPSDRPLNSAQRKGLASRIRGIAELRMWQRIGAEVAQSKAKCAEVLLEPGSDFSKQGSGKFGVVADRTKILLKGNSPQQILRALDALKIGAEPVVQEAAQKLHQKLKWSGRVRSVFRWGGRVFIVVGVAADLYKVIVAEDKVKAVVESAGGWAGASAGAAAFALWWTPVDVAGPVAWAVHGVGTLVAGGVGYWVGSNVTRTIYELVVVEGEQ